One window of Acanthochromis polyacanthus isolate Apoly-LR-REF ecotype Palm Island chromosome 19, KAUST_Apoly_ChrSc, whole genome shotgun sequence genomic DNA carries:
- the LOC110961219 gene encoding muscarinic acetylcholine receptor M3-like yields MSSKLLYWLIEIYKKYITVYFWMKSNVKLSNNQVKYFNTSILHLKIAFCFLPGVIMNLTSISDPVHLLTNSFTGASFQDLALLPENGWKQHNVSNFFTRGGNVSDSAVNRTAMPPEEEFDPLGGHTIWQVIIIVFLTGSLSLVTVVGNILVLVSFRINKALKTVNNYYLLSLAFADLTIGTLSMNLYTTYIIMDQWALGPVVCDLWLAIDYVASNASVMNLLVISFDRYFSVTRPLTYRAKRTTKRAMTMIGLAWSISFILWAPAILFWQYIVGERTVQPNECYIQFLSEPIITFCTAIAAFYLPVTIMAILFWKIYQETEKRAKEVQGLKGSGAGNSSNQAQNQGNGSGRAGGESSANSQKNLSTVLRQMSSQSCSSYELNQSSAEKNNKDNGSLPEGMGNRGKCGTFCFQFSSLLQGQRASRRSFNNTMLTEGDAEQSSCDSFNNNEVGASGDQSGSEAEADGADPSRTPTASKKSRKMKKNKDKQPSSTYKSQRGSNPPPPLLTSRLQLSP; encoded by the exons ATGTCTTCAAAACTGCTTTATTGGCTGattgaaatatataaaaaatacataaccGTTTATTTTTGGATGAAATCTAATGTCAAATTGTCAAACAATCAAGTTAAATACTTCAATACTTCAATTTTGCATTTGAAAATAGCTTTTTGTTTCCTTCCAGGTGTCATCATGAACCTGACCTCCATCTCGGATCCTGTCCACTTACTCACCAACAGCTTTACCG GTGCTTCTTTCCAGGATTTGGCCCTGTTACCTGAGAATGGGTGGAAGCAGCATAATGTCAGTAATTTCTTCACACGAGGAGGAAACGTGTCTGATTCGGCAGTTAACAGGACAGCAATGCCTCCTGAAGAGGAGTTTGACCCGTTAGGAGGACACACTATCTGGCAG GTCATCATAATTGTCTTCCTCACCGGATCGCTCTCTCTTGTCACCGTCGTTGGCAACATCCTCGTGTTGGTGTCGTTCAGGATAAACAAGGCGCTGAAGACGGTGAACAACTACTACCTGCTCAGCCTGGCGTTTGCTGACCTGACCATCGGCACGCTGTCGATGAACCTGTACACCACGTACATCATCATGGACCAGTGGGCCCTGGGGCCAGTGGTTTGTGACCTGTGGCTTGCGATCGACTATGTGGCCAGTAATGCCTCAGTCATGAACTTACTTGTCATCAGCTTTGACAG GTATTTCTCTGTGACCAGACCTTTGACCTACCGGGCCAAGCGTACCACCAAGCGGGCCATGACCATGATTGGATTAGCCTGGTCCATCTCTTTTATTCTGTGGGCCCCAGCCATTCTGTTCTGGCAGTATATCGTAGGTGAGCGGACAGTCCAGCCAAACGAGTGCTACATTCAGTTCTTGTCGGAGCCCATCATTACGTTTTGTACTGCTATTGCTGCATTCTACTTGCCAGTGACAATTATGGCAATCCTGTTTTGGAAGATCTATCAGGAGACAGAGAAGAGAGCTAAAGAAGTGCAAGGTCTGAAAGGATCTGGGGCAGGAAACAGCTCCAATCAGGCTCAGAATCAAGGGAATGGCAGTGGGAGAGCTGGTGGAGAAAGTTCAGCCAACAGCCAGAAGAATTTGTCAACTGTGCTGCGGCAGATGAGCTCtcaaagctgcagcagctacGAACTGAATCAGTCATCTGCAGAGAAGAACAACAAGGACAACGGCAGCTTACCAGAGGGAATGGGAAACAGAGGAAAGTGTGGCACATTTTGTTTCCAGTTTTCCTCTCTTCTGCAAGGTCAGCGTGCATCCAGGAGGTCCTTCAACAACACGATGTTAACGGAGGGCgatgcagagcagagcagctgtGACAGCTTCAACAATAATGAAGTTGGGGCTTCAGGGGATCAGTCGGGTTCTGAGGCAGAAGCTGATGGTGCAGACCCGTCAAGGACTCCAACAG CTAGTAAGAAGTCcagaaagatgaagaaaaacaaggataaGCAGCCATCATCAACCTACAAAAGTCAAAGAGGTTCAAACCCCCCACCTCCTCTGCTGACCAGTCGCCTGCAGCTATCACCATGA